GACCCTGCGACGGGCTGACAGGCCAGATCCGAAGTCGGCCAACGCATATCGGAATTGGCCGGCCATCAGTGGGCCCTGCAGTGCAACCAGATCAGCCGTATTTCTGCCACCAGACGTGCAGTTCCTCGATCGTGGCGGGGTCGCCGAAGACATCGCTGAGCATCAGCTTTGCCTCATTGCTCCAAATCACGTTCGGATGGTTCTTGTAGGTGCCGCACGCGATCATGCCGGCGGTCACCGTAGGGGTCTTGTCGTAGTGCCAGCCATCCGGGGACGGTCCTTCCCCGGGACAATTCATCAGCTGCACGGCGGCGATGTCGTCGTTGAAGGCCTGCTTCAGCATGTCGGGATTGGCGAACAGCCCGTAGACGGCGCGACTCGGGCCGCCCGGGTTGGTGTTTTGCCCACAGTCGACCATGGCCACCGCGTTCACCCAAATGCTGTTTGGCTTCGGAGTGGTCGGCGTGCACGCGCCGCTCGCGTATCCCGACGGGAGCAGGCTGAGCAGCCTGCTCTGGGGATCGCCGCCGCTTGACGTGGTCGTGGTGGGCGCCGTCGTGGAGGTCGACGGCCTGGTCGTGGTCGTGGGGACGTTGGTGGTGGTCTCACCCGCCGTCGGGGTTGGGTGGTCGGGGCTGACGGCGATCCAGATGCCTATGCCCGCGAGGATGAGAACGACCACCAGCGCGGCGGCGCCGGCAATGATGGGCCACGGGTTGCGACCACGCGGCGCCGGAGCGTGATTCCAGGATGTTGGGCCACCCGGCTGCTGTGGTGGCGGTGTGCCCGGTGGCGTGCCGCCCCAGCCGCCGCCCTGGAAGTACTGCGGGGGCTGGGGGACCTGGCTCGCGGCGGGCATGGGGCCGCTCGCGGGGGCCCAGGAGGGTTGGCCGGATGGCGACGAGCGCTGCAGGGGCCCCGAACTGGCCGCGTCGGCGTAGGAAGGCGTTGGCGAGTACTGCGGGGGCGGGGTGGTGGCGGGAAGGGTTGGCTGCTGGGGGGTCACGGCGGCCGTGCCGGGCAGAGTGGATTCCCGGCTGCGGCGCAGGATGTCGGCGGCGTGGTCTTGGTCGGGGTCGCTGAGCGCTTCGTGGGCCGCCCGGGCCAGATCACCGGCGCTGGCGTAGCGGTCCTCGGGCTTTTTGGCCATACCGCGCGCGATCACCGCGTCGAAGGCCTTGGGGATGCCCGAGCGCACCGCACTGGGCTGCGGGACGGGGTCCATCAGGTGGGCGGTGACCAGCGTGGTCGCGCTGTCGGCGCGATAGGGCGGGGCGCCGGTCAGGCACTCGTAGAGCACACAGGCCAGCGCGTAGATGTCGGCGCGGTAGGTCACCTCGTCGGAGGAAAACCGTTCGGGCGCCATGTATTTCCAGGTGCCCACCGCGGTGCCCAACTGGGTCAGCTTCTCGTCGGTGGTGGCGCTGGCGATGCCGAAATCGACCAGATAGGCGAAGTCGTCGCGGGTGACCAGGACGTTGGGTGGTTTGACGTCGCGGTGCATCACGCCGGCGGCGTGGGCGGCGTCAAGGGCCGAGGCGATCTGGGTGATGATCGCCACCGCGCGCGGCGGGGTCAGCGGCCCGAACCGTTTGAGCATGCTGTCCAGGTCGGTGCCCTCGATGAGGCGCATCTCCAGGAACATCTGCCCGTCGATTTCGCCGTAGTCGTGGATGGGCACCACGTGGGGTTCCTGCAAACGCCCGGCGATGCGGGCCTCGCGCTTCATCCGCTCGCGGAACACCGGGTCCTTGCTGAACTCCGCGGTCATCAGCTTGACCGCGCACGGCCACTCCTTGACGGTGTGCTCGGCCTCGTAGACCTCGCCCATCCCGCCCCGGCCGAGCAGCCGTTTGAGGTGGTACGGCCCAAACATCGAGCCTACCCGCGAGCTCTGCGCGTCGCTCATCGACGATCCTCCCAACCAACCCGCGTCCCCGCCGACACTATCAACAGCCGCACAGCGTCGCATCGGCCGCAACCACCAGGTCCGGCAACCATGACGGTAATCATGACGCTAAGCCTTCGTCGACGCGAGCGCGCGAAAACCGCCACATTACGACGGGCGTGCGCCCGGAAGCGTCCGGCGCCGAAAAGCATTGCGCCGAAGTCACACCCACCGTGTTTCAGTCCCCGGCGTGATCTGGAAGGTGAATTCGTGATCGCAGATGCGGATGTGGTCGCCATCGTTGAGCGTGGCGGTGGAGCGGATCCGCTGGTGTTGCACATGCACGCCGTTCGATGACCGAAGGTCGTTGATGATGAAGTTGGTGCCCGTGTCGATGATGACGGCGTGATGGCGGCTGACGTTCGCGTCGTCGAGGACGATGTCGTTGTCGTGCAGACGCCCGATCCGGGTAGCCACCGATTGCAGCGGGTAGCTGGGGCCGGAGGTTTCGTGCAGGTACGCGACGACCTTCTCGCCGGCGGCCCGGGTGCGCTGGTCGAGCACCGTGACGGTGCCGACGGCGGTGGTCTTGGCGGTTTTCTTGGCGTCCAGCGGTTCCTGGCGCAGGATCCGCTCGTTCAGTGCCCGCAAGGTCGGGCCAGGGTCGATGCCGAGGTCCTCGGCGAGCGTTGTTTTCACCCGGCGGTAGGCGCCCAGCGCGTCGGACTGGCGGTCGGTGAGGTAGTAGGCGGTGATCAGTTGCGTCCACAGCGGCTCGCGGTAAGGGTGCTCGGCCGTCAGCCCTTCCAATTCGACGATCACGGCGGAGGCCCGTCCACAAGCGATTTCGGCTTCCGCCTTGGCGGTGTGGGCGAGAATCTTGTCCTCGACGAGGGCGGTGGCGAAGGCGTCGACGAACTGAAAGTCGCGCAGGTCGTCGAGCACCGGGCCGCGCCACTGCGCCAACGCGGCCGACAGATGCCGGCTGGCCTGTTCGAATCGGCCGGCCGCGGCCGCGTGCACGCCCGCGGTCTTCTCCGCGATGAATCGGCCGAGATCGCAACTACTGTCGGGGATGCTGAGTCGGTACCCCGGTGGCGCCGCGGCCAATACCGCTCGGGGGTCGATCCCGGCGCCGCTCAGGAGCTTTCGCAGATTGGACACGTAGGAGTGGATGCTGGCCCTTGCCCCCGACGGAGGCCAGTCCTCCCATAGGGCGGTGGTAAGCGTTTCGACCCCGACGGGTCTGTTGCGGTTGATTACCAGCATGGCCAGCACCGCCCGCTGTTTGGGGGTGCCCAACGGCACCAGGGTGCCGTCGATGCTCATCTCCAACGGCCCAAGCAGGCCGAGGTCGAGACGTTTGTCCACTGTCGCGCTACCAGCCATTCCGGGTCCTCTGATGTGCCGTCGGTTGTTCATTGTCATACGAAGTGCGGGAATTCGGTAAGAACCGAGGATTCCGGCACGTCGGTATCCTGGCCGCACTCCCATGGACGCCCCGCTGCCGGCGCGCTGACGTGTCGCGGCGCGGTGGTGCGGGTCCCTCCGAGACGACTGAAATGCTGGCCCTGCCAAGGTGATTGTCGGCTCGTCGCGCGAATTGCCCTGATGCTCAGCGGAACACGCGATCTGCGGGCGGCCGACCCGGCGCGATTGCACCGGGTGGCCGCCCGCCGATCGCGATCGATGCATCAATGGGCGATGGTTCCGGTCGTGGTGACCACCAGCTCGTGGCTGGTCTCCCACGCCTTCATGAACAGCTCCATGGGGATCTGCTCGTCGCGGCCCTCGGGGTTGCCGCTGTCGTTGAGGTGCACGACGTTGTTGGCGGTGTCCACACCGGTCACCACCACGGCGTGGTCGGACACCGGGTTGCCGTCGTCGTCCTTGGACTCGATGGGCTCGCCCCAGATCATTTCGGCGTTGACGCTCACGATCACCGCGTGGCCGCCGTCCAGCAGCGCCTCGACTCCCTCGATGCCGGCGGGGACGCCGGTCTCTGCGGCGTGGTCTTTGTTGCTGATGACGGCGTCGATGTTGTACTGCTTCAACAGCGTCGGCACGTCGGCGAACATCGTGCCCATGCCCGAGTTCGGGTTCGTGGTGTCAGCCGGCTTGATGTAGATCGAGCCGGGGTGGATGGCGCTGGGGGTGGATTGGGCCTTCTTGATGATGGCCCGCTCCGAGGGCTCCTTCCCGGTCATCTGACCGATCACGTCGGCGCTCGCCATGATGACGCAGTCGTCGTACTTCTGATGACGCCACCACTGGGCGGCGGCGGCGGGGTCGCCGTGCATGGTGCCCGCGGCTGCGCCGGCCGGGCCGGCCAGCCCGAGTGCGACGGCACCAGCGACGGCTGCGAAGACGGCGGTCTTGGCGAGGGTGGCAATCTTGATGGTCTTCACGGTCTGGTCCTTTTCTCGTTTC
This is a stretch of genomic DNA from Mycobacterium lacus. It encodes these proteins:
- the embR gene encoding ATPase/transcriptional regulator EmbR (Phosphorylation of EmbR by cognate serine/threonine kinase PknH leads to increased DNA-binding activity, increased expression of embCAB genes, and reduced senstivity to ethambutol.); amino-acid sequence: MAGSATVDKRLDLGLLGPLEMSIDGTLVPLGTPKQRAVLAMLVINRNRPVGVETLTTALWEDWPPSGARASIHSYVSNLRKLLSGAGIDPRAVLAAAPPGYRLSIPDSSCDLGRFIAEKTAGVHAAAAGRFEQASRHLSAALAQWRGPVLDDLRDFQFVDAFATALVEDKILAHTAKAEAEIACGRASAVIVELEGLTAEHPYREPLWTQLITAYYLTDRQSDALGAYRRVKTTLAEDLGIDPGPTLRALNERILRQEPLDAKKTAKTTAVGTVTVLDQRTRAAGEKVVAYLHETSGPSYPLQSVATRIGRLHDNDIVLDDANVSRHHAVIIDTGTNFIINDLRSSNGVHVQHQRIRSTATLNDGDHIRICDHEFTFQITPGTETRWV
- a CDS encoding C39 family peptidase; its protein translation is MKTIKIATLAKTAVFAAVAGAVALGLAGPAGAAAGTMHGDPAAAAQWWRHQKYDDCVIMASADVIGQMTGKEPSERAIIKKAQSTPSAIHPGSIYIKPADTTNPNSGMGTMFADVPTLLKQYNIDAVISNKDHAAETGVPAGIEGVEALLDGGHAVIVSVNAEMIWGEPIESKDDDGNPVSDHAVVVTGVDTANNVVHLNDSGNPEGRDEQIPMELFMKAWETSHELVVTTTGTIAH
- a CDS encoding serine/threonine-protein kinase, which codes for MSDAQSSRVGSMFGPYHLKRLLGRGGMGEVYEAEHTVKEWPCAVKLMTAEFSKDPVFRERMKREARIAGRLQEPHVVPIHDYGEIDGQMFLEMRLIEGTDLDSMLKRFGPLTPPRAVAIITQIASALDAAHAAGVMHRDVKPPNVLVTRDDFAYLVDFGIASATTDEKLTQLGTAVGTWKYMAPERFSSDEVTYRADIYALACVLYECLTGAPPYRADSATTLVTAHLMDPVPQPSAVRSGIPKAFDAVIARGMAKKPEDRYASAGDLARAAHEALSDPDQDHAADILRRSRESTLPGTAAVTPQQPTLPATTPPPQYSPTPSYADAASSGPLQRSSPSGQPSWAPASGPMPAASQVPQPPQYFQGGGWGGTPPGTPPPQQPGGPTSWNHAPAPRGRNPWPIIAGAAALVVVLILAGIGIWIAVSPDHPTPTAGETTTNVPTTTTRPSTSTTAPTTTTSSGGDPQSRLLSLLPSGYASGACTPTTPKPNSIWVNAVAMVDCGQNTNPGGPSRAVYGLFANPDMLKQAFNDDIAAVQLMNCPGEGPSPDGWHYDKTPTVTAGMIACGTYKNHPNVIWSNEAKLMLSDVFGDPATIEELHVWWQKYG